A window of Rubricoccus marinus contains these coding sequences:
- a CDS encoding ATP-binding protein, translated as MTDAPASPDSSTSVRQRRAAVFGIVALGLALLIPLTWALEAAVVARSGGDRAARVAQERTVGAVRARASSLVASMQREAVTVAALPEVRAALTAPEAAVSGDPGEALGALLARALPPFTSVEVYRPGLKLVAWNGDTFRLGVRATPDTLLSLAVPDPAERRALTVWAPVVVRDTLRGAVRVVRLAQAAVPVRNRFLQDYDIADEWRDGIDGPFEVLISGRASPPRPGAQPLAGIAGRTIGWVRVPVPTASALTDGVRARFRNAMAFWAVLLLGWLLCGLGGLFAYVLRSAARGDTPRLWRRSATVLTGFAVALTASRYALLHLDVPVRWLGNGRETPPLFDPLILASDFGWGLVRSPGDFALTALFGIVLAVAILAHALRRAASGASPARFGARGLGRMLAVGAVSGLGASAVGFVARSAVLDAPQLGYADRTGPIIDGLLALAMGSVVSVAAAVMCAIAGAVLMTRAFARGEAFAVAALAVLAGALPVVWLGAMAAASGVALALAGAGLGLALGGRVDRWGWPLTFRGLLAGVFVLAPVAYGFMAGPLGERTDALLSDAARSFAGGRDERVTYALDQVLAEARADDALRPALLDAVAVADSLRRRGTRVAPGPLAPEAVLDTTDVALATLDSTRQSLGDLAAGLVQSSLLGSLADVAAELRFISPTGDTLGGFAEGGAPPAPSADPLAFANMRDRYLERDEGGFFVGSAPSPDRRGLPRYAGIGPLASASGEASGEEPRAWIYVRATPRPARFAAETPFPRVLAPANLFGLDDEAVAYAEYDDGVRARGGDEAPFKLPETIYDALESGAGAALLNEKADGETVRAFYVRVGSGTRDVVSARVAGGDPLDVLLVLLRLTLAGLGVAAILYAVGVPIRRRMGLLPAPRTRFRDKVLNRFLFVGLASVALTGLVGQRVIEEQNQQAVRDLLRQRLGRVEAALSADSDPGTPTGALLTRARPDAISASLGFDVHLYGGADLLASSRRQLVNQRLIEPRLPAEVYDALYVQGRPFAFAESRIGTADGGFAYTTGYKALPDSLGNPVGAAAVPTLPEQAAIEAGQARMVTYLFGGLLVLLVAIVAGAALLAGQLTRPFGRLQQGLRAVGEGRSEEPIPVETRDEVGELVETFNAMQAQLADSRRKLAEQERELAWREMAKQVAHEIKNPLTPMKLSVQHLRHIFRAPGEDDPPEARKFAGAFERTTEMLVEQIESLRHIASEFSDFARLPLRNPEPLDLSEIARDAAALFETEAMGETARATLQTDLADQPLATVADREELRRAFVNLLTNAHQAMPHRDDQTRPGRIILRTRHQTAPDGTEWAIAEVADTGMGVPPEAREKIFQPSFSTKSSGMGLGLAVVKRAVEAAGGSIAFETETEGQATGTTFTMRLPLAPEAGTSGDGHAARL; from the coding sequence GTGACCGACGCCCCCGCTTCCCCGGACTCCTCGACTTCCGTCCGCCAGAGGCGCGCGGCGGTCTTTGGAATCGTCGCGCTGGGGCTCGCGCTGCTGATCCCGCTTACGTGGGCGCTCGAAGCCGCCGTCGTGGCCCGTTCTGGAGGGGATCGCGCCGCACGAGTGGCGCAGGAACGGACCGTCGGCGCCGTCAGGGCCCGCGCGTCCTCGCTCGTGGCCTCGATGCAGCGCGAGGCCGTCACCGTGGCTGCGCTCCCGGAGGTCCGGGCCGCTCTTACAGCGCCAGAGGCGGCCGTGTCCGGTGACCCCGGCGAGGCGCTGGGTGCGCTTCTGGCGCGCGCGTTGCCGCCGTTTACGTCGGTCGAGGTGTACCGTCCGGGGCTCAAGCTCGTGGCGTGGAACGGGGACACGTTCCGGCTCGGCGTGCGCGCAACGCCGGACACGTTGCTCTCCCTGGCCGTGCCGGACCCCGCTGAGCGCCGGGCGCTCACGGTCTGGGCGCCCGTCGTTGTGCGCGACACGCTTCGCGGCGCCGTGCGCGTCGTGCGCCTCGCGCAAGCGGCCGTCCCCGTTCGCAACCGCTTTCTCCAGGACTACGACATCGCCGACGAGTGGCGTGATGGCATCGACGGCCCGTTCGAGGTGCTCATCTCCGGCCGCGCGTCGCCGCCCCGGCCGGGCGCGCAGCCTCTGGCGGGGATCGCGGGCCGCACCATCGGGTGGGTGCGCGTGCCCGTCCCGACGGCCTCAGCGTTGACCGACGGCGTGCGCGCGCGCTTCCGCAACGCGATGGCGTTCTGGGCCGTGCTCTTGCTGGGCTGGCTCCTCTGCGGCCTCGGCGGGCTTTTCGCCTACGTACTGCGCAGCGCTGCTCGCGGCGACACCCCGCGCCTCTGGCGCCGGAGCGCGACCGTCCTCACAGGCTTCGCCGTGGCGCTGACGGCGAGCCGCTACGCGCTGCTGCACCTGGACGTGCCCGTGCGCTGGCTCGGCAATGGCCGCGAGACGCCGCCGCTGTTCGACCCGCTGATCCTCGCCTCCGACTTCGGCTGGGGCCTCGTGAGGTCTCCCGGCGACTTCGCGCTGACGGCGCTGTTCGGTATCGTCCTCGCCGTCGCGATCCTCGCCCACGCGCTCCGGCGCGCGGCCTCTGGCGCGAGTCCGGCGCGGTTCGGCGCCAGAGGCCTCGGGCGCATGCTGGCGGTAGGCGCCGTGAGCGGGCTGGGCGCGAGCGCGGTCGGGTTCGTGGCGCGGAGCGCGGTTTTGGACGCGCCGCAACTGGGCTACGCGGACCGCACCGGCCCCATCATTGATGGCCTCCTTGCGCTCGCGATGGGGTCGGTCGTCTCGGTCGCAGCGGCCGTGATGTGCGCCATTGCCGGGGCCGTGTTGATGACGCGGGCGTTCGCCAGAGGCGAGGCGTTCGCCGTGGCCGCTCTCGCGGTCCTCGCGGGCGCGCTACCCGTCGTTTGGCTGGGCGCGATGGCGGCGGCCTCTGGCGTCGCGCTCGCGCTGGCGGGGGCGGGGCTGGGCCTGGCACTCGGCGGGCGGGTGGACCGATGGGGCTGGCCGCTGACGTTCCGAGGGCTGCTCGCAGGCGTGTTCGTGCTCGCGCCCGTCGCGTACGGGTTCATGGCCGGACCGCTAGGGGAACGAACCGACGCCCTCCTCTCCGACGCCGCGCGGAGCTTTGCCGGCGGCCGCGATGAGCGCGTCACCTACGCGTTGGACCAGGTCCTCGCCGAAGCCCGCGCCGACGACGCCCTCCGCCCGGCCTTGCTCGACGCCGTCGCCGTGGCCGACTCGCTCCGCCGCCGCGGCACGCGTGTCGCGCCCGGGCCTCTGGCGCCAGAGGCCGTCCTGGACACGACCGACGTGGCGCTCGCGACGCTGGACTCCACGCGGCAGTCGCTGGGAGATCTCGCCGCTGGGCTCGTCCAGAGCTCGCTGCTAGGCTCGCTCGCCGACGTTGCCGCCGAGCTCCGCTTTATCAGCCCTACCGGCGACACGCTCGGCGGCTTTGCCGAGGGCGGCGCGCCCCCCGCGCCGAGCGCCGACCCGCTGGCGTTTGCGAACATGCGAGATCGGTACCTGGAGCGCGACGAGGGCGGCTTCTTCGTAGGCAGCGCGCCCTCGCCGGACCGCCGCGGCCTGCCGCGCTACGCGGGCATCGGGCCTCTGGCGTCGGCTAGTGGCGAAGCCTCTGGCGAGGAGCCCCGCGCGTGGATCTACGTCCGCGCCACGCCCCGTCCGGCGCGCTTCGCCGCCGAGACGCCGTTTCCGCGCGTGCTCGCGCCCGCCAACCTGTTCGGCCTGGACGACGAGGCCGTCGCCTACGCGGAGTACGACGACGGCGTCCGCGCCAGAGGCGGTGACGAAGCCCCGTTCAAGCTCCCCGAGACCATCTACGACGCGCTGGAATCCGGCGCAGGGGCCGCGCTGCTCAACGAAAAAGCCGACGGCGAGACCGTCCGCGCGTTCTACGTCCGCGTGGGCAGCGGCACGCGCGATGTCGTCTCCGCCCGCGTCGCCGGCGGCGATCCGCTCGACGTCTTGCTCGTCCTGCTCCGCCTCACGCTCGCGGGCCTGGGCGTTGCCGCGATCCTGTACGCCGTCGGCGTGCCCATCCGGCGCCGCATGGGCCTGTTGCCCGCGCCGCGCACGCGCTTCCGCGACAAGGTTCTCAACCGCTTTCTGTTCGTCGGCCTCGCGAGTGTGGCGCTAACAGGCCTCGTGGGGCAACGCGTGATCGAGGAGCAGAACCAGCAGGCCGTGCGCGACCTCTTGCGCCAGAGGCTCGGTCGCGTGGAGGCGGCGCTCTCGGCCGATTCCGACCCGGGCACACCGACGGGCGCGCTGCTCACGCGCGCCCGGCCCGACGCCATCTCGGCGTCGCTCGGCTTCGACGTGCACCTCTACGGCGGCGCGGACCTGCTCGCGTCCTCGCGCCGCCAACTTGTGAACCAGCGCCTGATTGAGCCGCGCCTGCCCGCCGAGGTGTACGACGCGCTCTACGTCCAGGGCCGCCCGTTCGCCTTCGCCGAGAGCCGGATCGGGACGGCCGACGGTGGCTTTGCCTACACGACCGGCTACAAGGCGCTTCCGGACTCGCTCGGCAATCCCGTCGGCGCTGCCGCCGTGCCGACGCTGCCGGAGCAGGCGGCCATCGAGGCCGGGCAGGCGCGCATGGTGACGTACCTGTTCGGCGGCCTTCTCGTGCTCCTGGTGGCGATCGTGGCGGGTGCGGCGCTTCTGGCGGGACAGCTCACGCGGCCGTTCGGCCGCTTGCAGCAAGGCTTGCGCGCGGTCGGGGAAGGGCGGAGCGAGGAGCCCATCCCGGTCGAGACCCGTGACGAGGTGGGCGAACTCGTGGAGACGTTCAACGCGATGCAGGCGCAACTGGCGGACAGCCGCCGCAAGCTCGCCGAGCAGGAACGCGAGCTGGCGTGGCGCGAGATGGCGAAGCAGGTGGCGCACGAAATCAAGAACCCGCTCACGCCGATGAAGCTCAGCGTGCAGCACCTGCGCCACATCTTCCGCGCGCCCGGCGAGGACGATCCGCCAGAGGCCCGGAAGTTTGCCGGGGCGTTCGAGCGCACGACCGAGATGCTCGTCGAGCAGATCGAGAGCCTCCGCCACATCGCCAGCGAGTTCTCGGACTTTGCGCGGCTCCCGCTGCGCAACCCGGAGCCGTTGGACCTGAGCGAGATCGCGCGCGACGCCGCGGCTCTTTTCGAGACCGAGGCCATGGGCGAGACGGCCCGCGCCACGCTCCAGACAGACCTCGCAGACCAGCCTCTGGCGACGGTCGCGGACCGAGAGGAGCTGCGCCGCGCGTTCGTCAACCTGCTCACGAACGCCCACCAGGCGATGCCCCACCGCGACGACCAGACGCGCCCGGGCCGCATCATCCTCCGCACGCGCCACCAGACCGCGCCGGACGGAACCGAGTGGGCCATCGCGGAAGTCGCCGACACAGGCATGGGCGTCCCGCCAGAGGCCCGCGAGAAGATCTTTCAGCCGTCGTTCTCCACCAAGTCCAGCGGCATGGGGCTGGGCCTCGCCGTCGTCAAGCGCGCCGTGGAGGCCGCTGGCGGGAGCATCGCCTTCGAGACGGAAACCGAGGGCCAGGCGACGGGAACGACGTTCACGATGCGGCTGCCTCTGGCGCCAGAGGCCGGGACTTCTGGCGATGGCCACGCCGCGAGACTATAG
- a CDS encoding NAD(P) transhydrogenase subunit alpha — MDLSLLVVFVLASFLGFELISKVPATLHTPLMSGSNAISGITIVGAILVMGETGSPLAKWVGFAALVLATINVVGGFLVTDRMLEMFKPRVPAPEAVASAPEASNGVKA, encoded by the coding sequence ATGGACCTCTCGCTCCTCGTCGTCTTCGTGCTCGCCTCGTTTCTCGGGTTCGAGCTCATCTCCAAGGTGCCCGCGACGCTGCACACCCCGCTTATGTCGGGCTCCAACGCCATCAGCGGCATCACCATCGTCGGCGCGATCCTTGTGATGGGGGAGACCGGCTCGCCTCTGGCGAAGTGGGTCGGCTTCGCGGCGCTCGTCCTCGCGACGATCAACGTCGTCGGCGGCTTTCTCGTGACCGACCGGATGTTGGAGATGTTCAAGCCGCGCGTCCCCGCGCCAGAGGCCGTCGCCTCGGCGCCAGAGGCCTCGAACGGGGTGAAGGCATGA
- a CDS encoding NAD(P)(+) transhydrogenase (Re/Si-specific) subunit beta translates to MTVLTTLAYLVASCLFIVGLKRLGSPRTARAGNRLASGGMLIAVVAALLENQILNPVELVAGLLVGGIIGVWLARKTEMTSMPELVAAFNGFGGAASALVAGAEMLRGSGTQMREIAASGETVSFVPDMGAGDLFIVALSVLIGLVTLSGSFVAYGKLRGRSLGSFPGIRLVSLLIAVGVIASIVLLIGTAGESSRMDEAVLFLGGLSILALALGVVLVLPIGGADMPVVVALLNASSGLAAAATGFVLGNVALVVSGALVGASGLILTRIMCEAMNRSLGNVLLGGFGADAAAASGASGDAEEKPVRRTTPDDVAVMMSYAQRVVVVPGYGLAVAQAQHEVREMADMLAASGVEVVYAIHPVAGRMPGHMNVLLAEANVPYDHLIEMDDANPDFPQTDVVLVVGANDVVNPAARSDESSPIYGMPILNVDEAQQVVVLKRSMSTGYAGVQNPLFFLDNTQMLFGDAKASIKAIVGELKELQPA, encoded by the coding sequence ATGACCGTCCTCACCACCCTCGCCTACCTCGTCGCGTCCTGCCTGTTCATCGTGGGGCTCAAGCGGCTGGGTTCGCCGCGCACGGCGCGGGCGGGCAACCGGCTGGCCTCTGGCGGCATGCTGATCGCCGTCGTGGCGGCGCTTCTGGAGAACCAGATCCTCAACCCGGTCGAACTCGTGGCCGGGCTCCTCGTGGGCGGCATCATCGGCGTCTGGCTGGCGCGCAAGACCGAGATGACCTCGATGCCCGAGCTCGTCGCGGCGTTCAACGGCTTTGGCGGCGCGGCCAGCGCGCTCGTCGCGGGCGCCGAGATGCTCCGTGGTAGCGGCACGCAGATGCGGGAGATCGCCGCCAGCGGCGAGACGGTCTCGTTCGTCCCCGATATGGGGGCGGGCGACCTGTTCATCGTCGCCCTCTCCGTCCTGATCGGCTTGGTCACGCTCTCGGGCTCGTTCGTGGCGTACGGCAAGCTGCGGGGCCGCTCGCTCGGCTCGTTCCCGGGCATCCGCCTGGTGTCGCTGCTGATCGCGGTGGGTGTGATCGCCTCCATCGTGCTCCTGATCGGGACCGCGGGGGAATCGAGCCGGATGGACGAGGCTGTGCTGTTTTTGGGCGGTCTGTCCATCCTCGCGCTCGCGCTCGGCGTCGTCCTCGTGCTGCCCATCGGTGGGGCGGATATGCCGGTCGTCGTCGCGCTGCTCAATGCGTCTTCGGGGCTCGCCGCCGCGGCCACAGGCTTCGTGCTGGGCAACGTCGCCCTCGTCGTCTCCGGCGCGCTCGTCGGCGCCAGCGGCCTCATCCTGACTCGCATCATGTGCGAGGCCATGAACCGCTCGCTCGGCAACGTGCTCCTGGGCGGCTTCGGCGCCGACGCCGCCGCGGCCTCTGGCGCCAGCGGCGACGCGGAGGAGAAGCCCGTACGCCGCACCACGCCCGACGACGTGGCCGTGATGATGAGCTACGCGCAGCGCGTCGTCGTCGTGCCGGGCTACGGCCTCGCGGTCGCGCAGGCGCAGCACGAGGTGCGCGAGATGGCCGACATGCTCGCGGCCTCTGGCGTCGAGGTCGTCTACGCGATCCACCCCGTCGCGGGCCGGATGCCGGGCCACATGAACGTGCTCCTCGCCGAGGCCAACGTGCCGTACGATCACCTGATCGAGATGGACGACGCCAACCCGGACTTCCCCCAGACCGATGTCGTCCTCGTTGTGGGTGCAAATGACGTGGTCAACCCCGCCGCGCGGAGCGACGAGTCGAGCCCGATTTACGGCATGCCGATCCTCAACGTGGATGAGGCGCAGCAAGTCGTCGTCCTCAAGCGCAGCATGAGCACGGGCTATGCGGGCGTCCAGAACCCGCTCTTCTTCCTGGACAACACGCAGATGCTCTTCGGAGACGCCAAAGCCAGCATCAAGGCCATCGTGGGCGAACTCAAAGAGCTCCAGCCCGCATGA
- the mazG gene encoding nucleoside triphosphate pyrophosphohydrolase codes for MLPPVPIDRETLGLTDADRDAAHADLFADFVAIVHRLRRDCPWDREQTHDSVKQLTIEEAFEVVQAIDDGDTQELKKELGDLFLHVLFHAHIAETNGTFTLRDVMEGEMQKLVRRHPHVFKGADGQPLAVSSTGEVLQNWEAIKRAEREASGADETPSALDGVPQALPALLRAERVQEKAALVGFDFPDARGAWAKVEEELAEVHEASGASGNPEHDADRLEAEIGDLLFAVTNYARMRGISPENALRRTVGTFSSRFSHVERGLAREGRTPEAATLDEMDALWDEAKALERRT; via the coding sequence GTGCTTCCGCCCGTTCCCATCGACCGCGAAACGCTCGGCCTAACCGACGCCGACCGCGACGCCGCTCACGCCGACCTTTTTGCGGACTTCGTCGCCATCGTCCATCGCCTCCGGCGGGACTGCCCGTGGGACCGCGAGCAAACGCACGACTCGGTCAAGCAGCTCACCATCGAGGAAGCCTTCGAGGTAGTCCAGGCCATCGACGATGGGGACACGCAAGAGCTGAAAAAGGAACTCGGCGATCTCTTCCTCCACGTTCTCTTCCACGCGCACATCGCCGAGACCAACGGCACGTTCACGCTCCGCGACGTAATGGAGGGCGAGATGCAGAAGCTCGTCCGCCGCCACCCGCACGTGTTCAAAGGCGCAGACGGCCAGCCTCTGGCGGTGAGCAGCACCGGCGAGGTGCTCCAAAACTGGGAGGCCATCAAGCGCGCCGAGCGCGAGGCCTCTGGCGCCGACGAAACCCCGAGCGCACTGGATGGTGTGCCGCAGGCACTCCCGGCCCTGCTCCGCGCCGAGCGCGTCCAGGAAAAAGCCGCACTTGTCGGCTTCGACTTTCCCGACGCCAGAGGCGCGTGGGCCAAGGTGGAGGAGGAACTGGCGGAGGTGCACGAGGCCTCTGGCGCCAGTGGCAATCCGGAGCACGACGCCGACCGGCTCGAAGCCGAGATCGGGGACCTGCTGTTCGCCGTTACCAACTACGCGCGGATGCGCGGGATCTCTCCAGAGAACGCGCTGCGCCGGACCGTCGGCACGTTTTCCAGCCGGTTCTCGCACGTCGAGCGCGGGCTCGCCCGAGAGGGCCGCACGCCAGAGGCCGCGACGCTGGACGAGATGGACGCGCTCTGGGACGAAGCCAAGGCCTTGGAGCGGCGCACGTAG
- a CDS encoding M1 family metallopeptidase yields MSRLSVLLALLVAAPAAAQFGNSGNDSGKPLHPEQAAFDVSTYALDLAISPEARTIEGSLTMSARTVAPTTHIRLDLDDALTASGVVAPVCILLDGIENCGEGSDQPLTWERLPGQVRIALGRTFQPGEAILVRVDYGGSPRVAPRPPWDGGFSWEQTASGEPWVAVSCQGEGADLWWPTKDHPSDEADSMTIRLTAPEALRAISNGQHVGREVNGDGTASETWMVTTPINNYGVSFGVGPYVEVTDTYSSPLGYTMPVTFYVLPERRADAEKQLPGFLDAVGFMERTFGPYGSREDGYHVLHTPYLGMEHQSLIAYGSTFEDNAYGFDWLHFHELAHEWFANLGTAPDWRDFWVHESFANYAEALYAEDIARRETGNEALAREAYLGYIAGVRGNLRNVQPVAPREPRTTSQMYNLPDGGFNGDIYFKGSWFLHTLRFAMADDPAFFRALGTILYPQGTEAALAAGDPAADFRWVSTEDVVATFQQETAIDLRPLAEVYLRQPSLPVLHMERRGNDGYAFRWELPEGALPDGMTFDLPVPTSHGMIPMPGGAGAMGLPSSEVRVDTTVALFEMAEDEDAEAAE; encoded by the coding sequence ATGTCACGCCTCTCGGTCCTCCTCGCGCTTCTCGTCGCCGCGCCAGCGGCCGCCCAGTTCGGAAATTCTGGCAACGATTCTGGCAAGCCGCTGCACCCGGAGCAGGCGGCATTCGACGTGTCCACCTATGCGCTGGACCTCGCGATCTCGCCAGAGGCCCGGACCATTGAGGGCTCGCTCACGATGAGCGCTCGGACCGTCGCGCCGACCACCCACATCCGCCTGGACCTGGACGACGCGCTGACGGCTTCTGGCGTGGTCGCGCCCGTGTGCATCCTTCTCGACGGCATCGAGAACTGCGGCGAGGGCAGCGACCAGCCTCTGACGTGGGAGCGGCTTCCGGGCCAGGTCCGCATCGCGCTGGGCCGCACGTTCCAGCCTGGGGAGGCTATCCTCGTGCGCGTGGACTACGGCGGGAGCCCGCGCGTGGCGCCGCGCCCGCCGTGGGACGGCGGCTTCTCGTGGGAGCAGACGGCCTCTGGCGAGCCCTGGGTGGCCGTGAGCTGCCAGGGCGAGGGCGCCGACCTCTGGTGGCCGACAAAGGATCACCCCAGTGACGAGGCCGATAGCATGACGATCCGCCTCACGGCGCCAGAGGCCCTTCGCGCGATCTCGAACGGGCAGCACGTCGGGCGCGAGGTCAACGGTGACGGGACGGCCAGCGAGACGTGGATGGTCACGACGCCCATTAACAACTACGGCGTCTCGTTCGGCGTGGGGCCCTACGTGGAGGTCACGGACACGTACAGCAGCCCGCTCGGCTACACCATGCCTGTGACGTTTTACGTGCTTCCGGAGCGGCGGGCAGACGCCGAGAAGCAACTTCCGGGCTTTTTGGACGCCGTCGGGTTCATGGAGCGCACGTTCGGGCCGTATGGCTCGCGCGAGGACGGCTACCACGTCCTCCACACGCCCTACCTCGGCATGGAGCACCAGAGCCTGATCGCTTACGGCTCCACCTTTGAGGACAACGCGTACGGCTTCGACTGGCTGCATTTCCACGAACTCGCCCACGAGTGGTTCGCCAACCTCGGGACGGCTCCGGACTGGCGCGATTTCTGGGTCCACGAGTCGTTCGCCAACTACGCCGAGGCGCTCTACGCCGAGGACATCGCGCGGCGCGAGACCGGCAACGAGGCTCTCGCGCGAGAGGCCTACCTCGGCTACATCGCCGGCGTGCGCGGCAACCTCCGCAACGTGCAGCCTGTGGCCCCGCGCGAGCCGCGCACCACGTCGCAGATGTACAACCTCCCGGACGGGGGCTTCAACGGCGACATCTACTTCAAGGGCTCGTGGTTCCTCCACACGCTCCGCTTCGCGATGGCCGACGACCCCGCGTTTTTCCGCGCGCTCGGCACCATCCTCTACCCCCAGGGCACCGAGGCGGCGCTGGCCGCTGGCGACCCGGCCGCTGACTTCCGGTGGGTGTCCACCGAGGACGTGGTCGCAACGTTCCAGCAGGAGACCGCCATCGATTTGAGGCCTCTGGCGGAGGTCTACCTGCGCCAGCCCTCGCTTCCGGTCCTACACATGGAACGCCGCGGCAACGACGGCTACGCGTTCCGCTGGGAACTCCCCGAGGGCGCCCTGCCCGACGGCATGACGTTCGACCTCCCCGTGCCGACCTCACACGGGATGATCCCGATGCCCGGCGGCGCGGGCGCGATGGGCCTCCCCAGCAGCGAGGTCCGCGTCGACACCACCGTCGCGCTTTTTGAGATGGCAGAAGACGAAGACGCCGAGGCCGCCGAGTAG
- a CDS encoding DUF4783 domain-containing protein, giving the protein MCAIALASVSFVASPSLAQADEALERVSRALEEGDSEGALVDAASRVEVVVFGEGGMYRQGQATHVLKDFFRRYPPSRVAFGEQSSSDDGRTAIGRYWTRDGGSPLSVRVVHRVEGRRWELVGIRIDRGAAFRPGL; this is encoded by the coding sequence GTGTGTGCGATCGCACTCGCGAGCGTCTCGTTCGTGGCGTCCCCGTCCCTTGCCCAGGCCGACGAGGCGCTGGAGCGCGTCTCCCGTGCCCTCGAAGAGGGCGATTCCGAAGGCGCGCTCGTCGACGCGGCCTCTCGCGTCGAGGTCGTCGTGTTCGGCGAGGGCGGCATGTACCGCCAGGGGCAGGCCACGCACGTGCTCAAGGACTTTTTCCGGCGCTACCCGCCGTCCCGCGTCGCCTTTGGTGAGCAGTCCTCGTCGGACGATGGGCGGACGGCCATCGGCCGCTACTGGACGCGCGATGGAGGGTCGCCTCTGAGCGTCCGCGTGGTGCATCGCGTGGAGGGCCGCCGCTGGGAGCTCGTCGGGATCCGCATCGACCGCGGGGCCGCGTTCCGTCCGGGGCTCTAG
- a CDS encoding NAD(P) transhydrogenase subunit alpha, producing the protein MALTIGVPRETAPGEARVALASDAARRLVRKGCEVRVEQGAGERAFISDADFEAAGCHIVDRAEALASGAVCTVSGLDASGLDGLASGAVVLGLLRPLDDTTAVEALAARGATAVAMEMVPRTSRAQRMDALSAMSTVSGYRAALLAAFRLPQFFPLLTTAAGTVRPARVLVIGAGVAGLQALATARRLGAITAGYDVRAAAREQVESVGASFVELDMETADQEDAGGYAKALAEDEAARQVEALAKVLPDYHVVITTALIPGRAAPVLITARGVAGMRPGSVIVDLAAANGGNVEATRADEEIVASGVTVLGPTNLAAEMPTHASEMYGRTVAAFLLEFLDDEGTLNLDPEDEIVAGAVVARDGEIVHPRVLAALAPA; encoded by the coding sequence ATGGCCCTCACGATTGGCGTCCCCCGCGAGACCGCACCCGGCGAGGCGCGCGTCGCCCTCGCGTCCGATGCCGCCCGGCGGCTCGTCCGCAAAGGCTGCGAGGTCCGCGTAGAGCAAGGGGCAGGGGAACGCGCCTTCATCTCCGACGCCGACTTCGAGGCCGCCGGGTGCCACATCGTGGACCGTGCCGAAGCCCTCGCCTCTGGCGCCGTTTGCACCGTCTCTGGTCTAGACGCCAGCGGCCTCGACGGGTTGGCCTCTGGCGCCGTCGTGCTCGGCCTCTTGCGTCCGTTGGACGACACCACGGCTGTCGAAGCGCTCGCCGCCAGAGGCGCGACGGCCGTAGCGATGGAGATGGTGCCGCGCACCTCCCGCGCGCAGCGCATGGACGCGCTCTCGGCCATGAGCACGGTTTCGGGCTACCGCGCGGCGTTGCTCGCGGCGTTCCGGCTGCCGCAGTTCTTCCCGCTCCTCACGACCGCTGCCGGAACGGTCCGGCCTGCGCGCGTGCTCGTGATCGGCGCGGGCGTGGCAGGCCTTCAGGCCCTCGCGACGGCCCGCCGCCTGGGCGCCATCACGGCCGGATACGACGTGCGCGCCGCCGCGCGCGAGCAGGTCGAGTCCGTCGGCGCCAGCTTTGTCGAGTTGGACATGGAGACCGCCGATCAGGAGGACGCGGGCGGCTACGCGAAAGCCCTCGCCGAGGACGAAGCGGCCCGCCAGGTCGAGGCCCTCGCAAAGGTCCTCCCCGACTACCACGTCGTGATCACGACGGCTCTCATCCCCGGACGCGCCGCGCCGGTCCTCATCACCGCCAGAGGCGTGGCCGGCATGCGCCCCGGCTCTGTCATCGTGGACCTTGCCGCCGCGAATGGCGGCAACGTCGAGGCCACGCGCGCCGACGAGGAAATCGTGGCCTCTGGCGTGACCGTTCTCGGCCCGACCAACCTCGCGGCCGAGATGCCGACCCACGCGAGCGAGATGTACGGCCGCACCGTCGCCGCCTTCCTCCTGGAGTTCCTAGACGACGAGGGGACCCTCAACCTCGACCCCGAGGACGAGATCGTCGCGGGCGCCGTCGTGGCCCGGGACGGCGAGATTGTCCACCCGCGCGTGCTCGCCGCGCTCGCGCCCGCCTAG
- a CDS encoding single-stranded DNA-binding protein: MARGINKVILVGNLGSDPELRYTGSGTAVCNFSLATSESYKDRDGNQVENTEWHRIVAWARLAEICGEYLKKGRQVYIEGQLQTRQWEDKDGNTRYTTEVKAREMQMLGGRDDSSGGGGGNYGDSNDSYDQSPRPQRQSSGGGQRQSAPSSGGGDNYDFTPDDDLPF, from the coding sequence ATGGCACGTGGCATCAACAAAGTCATCCTCGTCGGCAACCTCGGGTCAGACCCCGAGCTTCGCTACACCGGCAGCGGCACGGCCGTCTGCAACTTCTCCCTCGCGACGAGTGAGTCCTACAAGGACCGCGACGGCAACCAGGTAGAAAACACGGAGTGGCACCGCATCGTGGCGTGGGCCCGCCTTGCGGAGATCTGCGGCGAGTACCTCAAAAAGGGCCGCCAGGTCTACATCGAGGGCCAGCTCCAGACCCGCCAGTGGGAGGACAAGGACGGCAACACCCGGTACACCACCGAGGTCAAGGCGCGCGAGATGCAGATGCTCGGCGGCCGCGACGATAGCAGCGGTGGTGGCGGAGGCAACTACGGCGATAGCAACGACAGCTACGACCAGAGCCCCCGTCCGCAGCGCCAGTCCTCTGGCGGCGGCCAGCGTCAGAGCGCCCCGTCCTCTGGCGGCGGCGACAACTACGACTTCACGCCCGACGACGATCTCCCCTTCTAG